Proteins encoded within one genomic window of Alteribacter populi:
- a CDS encoding D-2-hydroxyacid dehydrogenase — MHVVTSAKIRRDLRAQLTKRYPNVHFSFFENIKGTEQELPSADILITYGEDLTDNHIGQAKNLKWIMVISAGMDRMPFKAIAKTDILVTNARGIHQTPMAEYTIAMMLQVGRKTKTLIKQEQESVWNRKLTMTELKGKTLGVLGAGAIGTEIARLSKAFGMKTIGMNRSGRKVEFFDHIDTFDNMDSILTEADFLVSVLPQTAETTELLNYQSFVKMKSDAVFINIGRGTVINENDLIQALKSSEIAHAVLDVFEEEPLPSSHPLWEMDQVTVTPHISGISPGYQPRALEIFEENLKVFLEDGTNYYNKIDPKRGY; from the coding sequence ATGCACGTTGTTACCTCTGCTAAAATCCGTCGTGATTTGCGCGCACAATTAACGAAACGATACCCAAACGTACATTTTTCTTTTTTTGAAAATATAAAAGGCACAGAACAAGAGCTTCCTTCTGCAGACATTTTGATTACATATGGAGAAGACCTAACGGACAACCACATAGGCCAAGCGAAAAACTTAAAGTGGATTATGGTCATTTCAGCGGGAATGGACCGCATGCCGTTTAAGGCCATAGCAAAAACAGACATTCTTGTAACGAATGCACGCGGGATTCACCAAACCCCTATGGCAGAATATACAATCGCGATGATGCTGCAGGTCGGCAGAAAAACCAAAACGTTAATCAAACAGGAACAAGAGTCTGTATGGAATCGTAAACTAACCATGACAGAACTAAAAGGAAAAACACTAGGTGTCCTTGGAGCTGGGGCAATTGGAACAGAGATCGCTCGTCTGTCAAAAGCCTTTGGTATGAAAACGATTGGCATGAATCGTAGCGGAAGAAAGGTAGAATTCTTTGATCACATTGATACTTTTGACAATATGGATTCCATACTAACAGAAGCTGATTTCCTTGTTTCCGTTCTTCCTCAAACCGCGGAAACGACAGAGCTTCTTAATTATCAATCGTTTGTAAAAATGAAAAGTGATGCCGTCTTTATCAATATCGGAAGAGGAACAGTCATTAACGAAAACGACCTTATCCAAGCTTTAAAATCAAGTGAAATTGCCCATGCTGTTCTTGATGTGTTTGAAGAAGAACCACTGCCATCTTCCCACCCACTTTGGGAAATGGATCAAGTTACAGTCACTCCACACATCTCTGGTATTTCACCTGGATATCAGCCAAGAGCACTAGAGATTTTTGAGGAGAACTTAAAGGTATTTTTAGAAGACGGCACGAATTATTATAATAAAATCGATCCGAAACGTGGGTATTAA
- a CDS encoding ABC transporter permease: MFYVSIFFQYASQYLKTRMSYRADLVVELFSDLLFQAVNLIFILVVFGHTTFLSGWSREEIIFIYGFFLVPYAVFSSFFNIWDFNERYIVKGEMDRVLTRPIHSLFQIIIERMELESMFGVITGVAIMFYAGSELGLTLSWYDPFMFIMMVIGGSLIYAGIFIILASISFWSDSRTDIMPMMYNIGNYGRYPVDIYNQVIRYMLTWILPFAFVGVYPAAFFLGREEWYGYAFFTPVMGLIFITMSVFFWNAGVKRYRGAGN, from the coding sequence GTGTTTTATGTATCGATATTCTTTCAGTACGCTTCTCAATATTTGAAAACACGGATGTCGTACCGGGCAGATCTTGTCGTTGAGTTGTTTTCAGATCTATTGTTTCAAGCGGTAAACTTAATTTTTATCCTTGTTGTATTCGGTCATACGACATTTTTAAGTGGCTGGAGTCGTGAAGAAATCATCTTTATTTACGGCTTTTTCCTTGTACCCTACGCAGTTTTCAGCTCGTTTTTTAACATATGGGATTTTAACGAGCGCTACATCGTAAAAGGGGAAATGGACCGCGTCTTGACCCGGCCTATCCACAGCTTGTTTCAAATCATTATCGAGCGGATGGAGCTCGAATCGATGTTTGGCGTGATTACCGGTGTAGCGATTATGTTTTATGCAGGATCTGAACTCGGGCTGACACTCAGCTGGTACGATCCGTTTATGTTTATCATGATGGTCATTGGCGGTTCCCTTATTTATGCCGGTATTTTTATTATCCTAGCAAGTATCAGCTTTTGGTCCGATTCGCGAACGGACATTATGCCGATGATGTACAACATCGGAAACTATGGACGTTATCCTGTAGATATTTACAACCAAGTGATCCGGTATATGCTCACATGGATTTTGCCGTTTGCATTTGTAGGTGTTTATCCGGCAGCGTTCTTTTTAGGTCGTGAAGAATGGTACGGCTATGCGTTTTTCACCCCAGTGATGGGGCTGATTTTTATTACAATGTCGGTGTTTTTCTGGAATGCAGGAGTGAAGCGTTACCGCGGCGCTGGTAACTGA
- the bcp gene encoding thioredoxin-dependent thiol peroxidase: MTVEVGQKAPEFTLKANDGKEVSLSDYKGKNVVLYFYPKDMTPGCTTEACDFRDHHENFEELDAVILGVSPDPVERHEKFIDKHGLPFLLLADEDHKVAEDYGVWQLKKNFGKEYMGIERSTFVIDKEGNLVKEWRKVRVKGHVEEALAFLKEQQ, encoded by the coding sequence ATGACTGTAGAAGTTGGACAAAAAGCACCTGAATTTACTCTCAAAGCAAACGATGGAAAAGAAGTCAGCTTATCCGATTACAAAGGGAAAAATGTCGTTCTTTATTTTTACCCAAAGGATATGACGCCAGGCTGTACAACAGAAGCATGTGACTTTCGTGATCACCACGAAAACTTTGAAGAATTAGACGCGGTTATTTTAGGCGTCAGCCCTGATCCGGTGGAACGTCATGAAAAATTCATCGATAAGCATGGCTTGCCGTTTTTATTGCTTGCTGACGAAGACCATAAAGTAGCCGAGGATTACGGCGTGTGGCAGCTGAAGAAAAACTTCGGCAAAGAATACATGGGTATCGAACGCTCAACCTTTGTCATCGATAAAGAAGGCAATTTGGTGAAAGAATGGCGCAAAGTCCGTGTTAAAGGACATGTTGAAGAAGCGTTGGCGTTTTTGAAAGAGCAGCAGTAG
- a CDS encoding RNA polymerase sigma factor codes for MEMSEVYEKLKPDLIRFAKSIARHGQEADDLVQEAVLKSLNDENLLTLPEYKQRAWFFRVMKNQMIDERRKEKKLSPWEDDLDFHVPGMVSNHIEMVELLSSLTPELSDIVFKRYWLGLTSQEIGKQLSIPSATVRYKLCTAVKRLRAKLEMEE; via the coding sequence ATGGAAATGAGTGAGGTATATGAAAAGTTAAAGCCAGACTTAATCAGGTTCGCCAAGTCCATAGCAAGACACGGCCAAGAAGCCGATGACCTGGTGCAAGAAGCCGTTTTGAAATCACTCAATGACGAGAACTTGTTAACATTACCCGAGTATAAACAACGAGCCTGGTTTTTTAGGGTCATGAAAAACCAAATGATCGATGAACGACGAAAAGAGAAAAAGCTAAGCCCGTGGGAGGATGATCTGGATTTTCATGTACCGGGTATGGTTTCCAACCATATTGAAATGGTCGAATTGTTATCTTCTCTCACGCCAGAATTAAGTGATATTGTCTTTAAACGCTACTGGCTTGGTTTAACAAGCCAGGAAATCGGTAAACAGCTATCGATTCCATCGGCGACCGTTCGTTATAAACTATGTACAGCTGTAAAACGTTTACGCGCAAAACTAGAAATGGAGGAGTAA
- a CDS encoding nucleotidyltransferase-like protein codes for MDDFLRQLYQDRTSDLHTLGVMMIESKDSKDAITDYFDVVLLVIVSENKPLWETKHYTYDGYKVAMHLVHTEQLNIWLINSSNRRVFDWVMNGKVLFDRNEFVKEFREQMFDFPMEERKLRIGVEFAKLIRRFTDGKALFHEGHYLDSYNQILHALHNLARLSVIEHGFYPEVTVWQQVKQIEPEIHKLYSELVTGEESIEKKLDLLLIANEFELTSKTRLGSAHLLDLMASKDEPWSIEELKTSMEVSEYSLDLTILLEFLVQKGYVDIIRMKTRGNSIYHRYYQVGDSLS; via the coding sequence ATGGATGATTTTTTACGACAGCTGTACCAGGATCGTACAAGTGATTTACATACATTAGGTGTCATGATGATCGAATCAAAGGATAGTAAAGACGCGATAACAGATTATTTTGATGTTGTACTTCTAGTCATCGTTTCTGAAAATAAACCATTATGGGAGACGAAGCATTATACTTATGATGGATATAAAGTAGCAATGCACCTTGTTCACACTGAGCAATTAAACATTTGGCTTATTAATAGCAGCAACCGCCGTGTATTTGATTGGGTAATGAATGGGAAGGTTCTGTTTGATCGCAATGAATTTGTAAAAGAATTTCGTGAGCAAATGTTCGATTTCCCTATGGAGGAAAGGAAGCTAAGAATCGGTGTCGAATTTGCGAAACTGATTCGCCGATTTACGGATGGCAAGGCACTGTTTCACGAAGGACACTACCTTGATTCCTACAATCAAATTCTACATGCCCTTCATAACTTAGCTCGCCTGTCCGTCATTGAGCATGGTTTTTACCCCGAAGTGACAGTCTGGCAACAAGTGAAACAAATCGAACCTGAAATTCATAAACTTTATTCTGAGTTAGTGACAGGGGAAGAAAGCATTGAGAAGAAACTCGACCTTCTTCTAATTGCGAATGAATTTGAATTGACATCAAAAACTCGGCTAGGGAGTGCTCATCTTTTAGATCTGATGGCAAGTAAAGATGAACCGTGGTCAATAGAAGAGTTAAAAACGAGTATGGAAGTGAGTGAGTATTCTCTTGATCTGACCATTCTTTTGGAGTTTCTCGTTCAGAAAGGGTACGTTGACATTATTAGAATGAAAACAAGAGGTAATTCGATTTACCATCGTTATTATCAAGTGGGGGATTCACTTTCCTAG
- a CDS encoding cyclic-di-AMP receptor, whose translation MKLVVCIVHNRYADLLEKGLKELDYRMTELASSGGFLRKGNTTFLFGVKNNEVDTLRNDMQRICVEAEKKKGKAKDVDSRYTSFVIDAKESFPILASLENGKK comes from the coding sequence ATGAAATTAGTGGTATGCATCGTCCATAACCGCTACGCAGACCTACTCGAAAAAGGGTTGAAAGAATTAGACTACCGGATGACAGAGCTTGCAAGTAGCGGAGGATTTTTAAGAAAAGGGAATACTACGTTCCTTTTCGGCGTAAAAAATAATGAAGTGGATACTTTAAGAAATGACATGCAACGCATCTGTGTTGAAGCAGAAAAAAAGAAAGGTAAAGCCAAAGATGTAGATAGCCGCTATACTTCATTTGTCATTGATGCTAAGGAGAGTTTTCCGATTCTAGCTTCATTGGAAAACGGTAAAAAATAA
- a CDS encoding YgzB family protein, with amino-acid sequence MGAKFTNKINKIRTFALVLVFAGIIVMYLGLFFQTSPLFMTLFMLLGFLCIIASTVTYFWIGMISTKTVQVVCPNCEKQTKVLGRVDACMYCDEPLTLDKDLEGKEFDESYNQKSSKK; translated from the coding sequence ATGGGAGCTAAATTTACAAATAAAATAAATAAGATACGTACTTTTGCTTTAGTTCTTGTGTTTGCAGGGATTATTGTGATGTATTTAGGGTTGTTCTTCCAGACAAGCCCCTTATTTATGACCCTTTTTATGTTGCTTGGTTTTCTTTGTATTATCGCAAGTACCGTAACCTACTTTTGGATTGGGATGATTTCGACCAAAACAGTCCAAGTTGTCTGTCCAAACTGCGAAAAGCAAACAAAGGTATTGGGCAGAGTTGATGCGTGTATGTACTGTGATGAACCTTTAACATTAGACAAAGATCTTGAAGGCAAAGAGTTTGACGAAAGCTACAATCAAAAAAGCAGTAAAAAATAA
- a CDS encoding potassium channel family protein, translated as MGTLLLIFVTIMSIVGIVMSFLLLVKNQPHYRRRLSLRNFLVLLLVYATVIIGFGCIYLSLHFLGVSVLLEGTGRMDGPLAHLIEDVMYFSAVTLLTVGYGDIIPEGIGRWIAMVQALIGYLLPAAFVVTSIVYNERSADRL; from the coding sequence ATGGGAACCCTTTTATTAATTTTTGTGACGATCATGTCAATAGTTGGGATTGTGATGAGCTTTCTATTGTTAGTGAAAAACCAACCCCACTATAGAAGAAGACTTTCACTTCGAAACTTTCTCGTATTACTACTCGTATATGCCACCGTCATTATCGGGTTTGGCTGTATTTACTTGAGTCTTCACTTTTTAGGGGTATCTGTTTTGTTAGAAGGTACAGGCCGAATGGATGGTCCTTTGGCTCATTTAATAGAAGATGTTATGTATTTTAGTGCAGTTACATTGCTCACGGTAGGCTACGGTGATATCATTCCCGAAGGTATCGGACGCTGGATTGCGATGGTACAGGCATTGATCGGCTATTTGCTGCCAGCTGCATTTGTCGTCACGAGCATCGTTTATAACGAAAGAAGTGCGGATCGTTTGTAG
- a CDS encoding alpha/beta hydrolase family protein — protein MKKYLKWCATFLTLLLIAGCNNEEQPDAGDNETTVNESTEWLEGGWSGAIEVPGQPLHIEVAFASDESLTGTISIPVQGLESYPLSDIQLEGDEISFIMALPNEDVMFDGEVIEDSISGTFTQSGQSFPFELGRGEESDQSSKEEEEFLTIEIGEDTLYGSLVLPEEGDGYPVALIIPGSGPTDRNGNSPNLPGENNSLKLMAEALAENGIASLRYDKRGAGKNAQAVTSEEDMDFDQFVKDAEQWITILEEDDRFTNIVVVGHSQGSLEGMIASADTSVDAFISVAGAGRPIDEVLLEQLESLSNELYRESQAILESLKQGDTVEEVNEQLLSVFRPSVQPFMISWMNYDPVEQIQKLDTPALIINGTHDIQVPEEDAEKLAEAKSGSELLLIEGMNHVLKDAPADEEENMKTYSDPTLPLADGLMPEILTFLKDNHLLDE, from the coding sequence TTGAAAAAATACTTGAAGTGGTGTGCTACATTTCTGACCCTTCTTTTAATTGCAGGATGCAATAATGAAGAGCAGCCCGATGCCGGTGACAACGAAACTACGGTAAATGAATCTACTGAATGGTTAGAAGGTGGATGGAGTGGGGCGATTGAGGTACCGGGACAGCCGTTACACATTGAAGTAGCATTTGCAAGTGATGAGTCATTAACAGGGACGATCAGCATTCCTGTGCAAGGCTTGGAAAGTTACCCATTGTCTGACATACAGTTGGAGGGAGATGAGATTTCTTTCATCATGGCTCTTCCTAACGAGGACGTTATGTTTGACGGTGAGGTGATAGAGGACTCCATCAGCGGAACATTCACGCAGTCTGGCCAGAGCTTTCCCTTTGAATTAGGTCGAGGGGAGGAGAGTGATCAAAGTTCAAAAGAAGAAGAAGAGTTTTTAACGATTGAAATCGGTGAAGACACTTTGTACGGCTCTCTTGTTCTACCAGAAGAAGGTGATGGGTATCCCGTGGCGTTAATTATTCCCGGTTCAGGTCCTACAGATCGAAATGGAAATTCACCTAATCTCCCAGGTGAGAATAATAGTTTAAAGCTAATGGCAGAAGCACTGGCGGAAAACGGCATCGCGAGTCTGCGGTATGACAAGCGCGGTGCAGGGAAAAATGCTCAAGCAGTTACGAGTGAAGAAGATATGGATTTTGATCAGTTTGTTAAAGATGCCGAGCAATGGATTACAATACTTGAAGAAGATGATCGATTTACAAATATTGTCGTCGTGGGACATAGTCAAGGTTCACTTGAAGGAATGATTGCTAGCGCTGATACATCGGTAGACGCTTTTATTTCAGTAGCTGGAGCAGGCCGTCCTATTGACGAAGTCCTTTTAGAACAGTTAGAAAGTTTATCTAACGAATTGTATAGAGAAAGCCAAGCAATATTGGAAAGCTTGAAGCAGGGAGATACAGTGGAAGAGGTAAACGAACAACTGTTGAGTGTTTTCAGGCCTAGCGTTCAACCGTTTATGATTTCTTGGATGAACTATGATCCAGTGGAGCAGATTCAAAAATTGGATACTCCGGCCTTAATCATCAATGGAACACACGACATTCAAGTGCCCGAAGAAGATGCCGAAAAGCTTGCTGAAGCTAAAAGTGGATCAGAACTTCTTCTTATAGAAGGTATGAATCATGTCCTCAAAGATGCTCCTGCTGATGAGGAAGAGAATATGAAGACATATTCAGATCCTACACTTCCATTGGCAGATGGCCTGATGCCAGAAATTTTAACATTTTTAAAGGATAATCATTTGCTTGATGAATAG
- a CDS encoding ABC transporter ATP-binding protein codes for MNVIEVNGLRKEFKSYSSRKGLGGAFRDLLTRNYTVLRAVDDISLNVKQGEMVAYIGENGAGKSTTIKMLTGILTPSAGEVRVNGMNPHKEREQFVRTIGVVFGQRSQLWWDIAVQESFRLLKKVYRLSDEHYDTHMKEVIETLEIQPLLDKPVRKLSLGQRMRCELAAALIHNPPLLFLDEPTIGLDVLVKMKIREFLKEINRKYKTTILLTTHDLSDIEALCDRVVLLDEGKIIYDGALDQLQKNWVEGKQVQFEFQKSIQKESLEAVTADFPVKWRAGDKMKAWKATVEGDDELVSKMMSVVMSHYPISDVKLNQVSTEEIIRNIYEEGIRHG; via the coding sequence ATGAACGTGATTGAGGTTAACGGATTAAGAAAAGAATTTAAATCTTATTCGAGCCGAAAAGGTCTGGGAGGCGCTTTTCGCGATTTACTTACGAGAAACTATACTGTTTTACGAGCAGTGGATGATATATCTCTTAATGTTAAACAAGGAGAAATGGTCGCTTACATCGGTGAGAATGGTGCTGGTAAATCTACGACGATTAAAATGCTTACTGGTATTTTGACACCGTCTGCAGGTGAAGTTCGTGTAAACGGCATGAATCCTCATAAAGAAAGAGAACAGTTTGTGCGGACGATTGGCGTCGTTTTTGGTCAACGCTCACAGCTATGGTGGGACATCGCTGTACAAGAATCGTTTCGTCTTTTGAAAAAAGTGTATCGCCTATCTGATGAGCATTACGATACTCATATGAAGGAAGTTATTGAAACGCTTGAAATTCAACCATTATTGGATAAACCCGTTCGAAAGCTATCATTAGGACAACGGATGCGTTGTGAACTCGCAGCAGCGCTCATTCATAACCCACCACTGCTTTTTTTAGATGAGCCTACAATTGGGCTGGATGTTCTTGTGAAGATGAAGATCCGCGAGTTCTTAAAAGAAATCAACCGTAAGTACAAAACGACGATCTTGCTTACAACTCACGATTTATCTGACATTGAAGCGTTGTGTGATCGTGTCGTTCTTTTAGATGAAGGAAAAATCATTTACGATGGCGCGCTTGATCAACTACAAAAGAATTGGGTCGAAGGAAAGCAAGTCCAATTTGAATTCCAAAAATCGATTCAAAAAGAATCATTGGAGGCCGTTACGGCTGATTTCCCGGTAAAATGGCGGGCTGGAGATAAAATGAAAGCTTGGAAAGCAACAGTTGAGGGAGACGATGAACTCGTTTCCAAAATGATGAGTGTCGTCATGAGTCATTACCCGATTTCTGATGTGAAACTGAATCAAGTGTCGACGGAAGAAATTATTCGGAACATTTACGAGGAAGGGATCCGCCATGGCTAG
- the perR gene encoding peroxide-responsive transcriptional repressor PerR produces the protein MENHRLQEALQSLKSTKVRMTPQRHAILEFLFDAKTHPTADDIYKALEGKFPNMSVATVYNNLRVFKEVGLVRELTYGDSSSRFDSNTTDHYHVICEDCGKIVDFHYPGLDEVETLAEHVTNFKVKNHRMEIYGTCPDCQKHKH, from the coding sequence ATGGAAAACCATCGACTGCAAGAAGCCTTGCAATCTTTAAAAAGTACGAAAGTGCGTATGACACCTCAACGCCATGCTATTTTAGAGTTTCTTTTTGATGCAAAAACCCATCCAACAGCGGATGATATTTACAAAGCATTGGAAGGAAAATTTCCAAACATGAGCGTCGCAACTGTCTACAATAACCTTCGTGTTTTTAAAGAGGTCGGATTGGTAAGAGAATTGACTTATGGTGACTCTTCCAGCAGATTTGACAGTAATACAACTGACCATTACCACGTCATCTGCGAGGATTGCGGTAAGATTGTTGATTTCCACTATCCTGGATTAGATGAAGTAGAAACTTTAGCTGAACATGTAACAAACTTTAAAGTTAAAAACCACCGCATGGAAATTTACGGTACTTGCCCGGATTGCCAGAAGCATAAACATTAA
- a CDS encoding ABC transporter permease — protein MASKLSMYVEMVRIRFLMMLAYRTNYYSGILIYSINIGAYYFLWQAIYGGQESIQDLSIVQMTTYIAIAWMARAFYFNNIDREISQEIQDGKVAVEMIRPYNYLGMKTMQGLGEGLFRLLFFSVPGMAIVWLVFPISFSNDLSIWGLFFVSLLFSFIVNTQINLITGILTFFLLYNTGLIRAKRVVIDLFSGLLLPISFYPLWAQDIMSFLPFQAISYIPSMIFTEGFTGGEVYSAILLQLMWSVILFIPIQLLWIAAKRQLIVQGG, from the coding sequence ATGGCTAGTAAACTTTCGATGTATGTAGAAATGGTACGGATCCGCTTTCTCATGATGCTCGCTTACCGCACCAACTACTATAGCGGCATCCTTATTTACAGTATTAATATCGGTGCTTATTATTTTCTTTGGCAGGCGATTTACGGCGGACAAGAGTCAATACAAGATTTAAGCATCGTACAAATGACGACTTACATTGCGATTGCATGGATGGCGAGGGCGTTTTATTTTAACAACATTGACCGCGAAATCTCTCAAGAAATTCAAGACGGGAAAGTCGCTGTGGAAATGATTAGACCTTACAATTACTTAGGCATGAAAACAATGCAAGGGTTAGGAGAGGGACTTTTTCGGTTGTTGTTTTTCTCAGTCCCTGGTATGGCGATCGTCTGGCTCGTATTTCCGATCAGTTTCTCTAATGATTTATCGATTTGGGGATTATTCTTCGTGTCACTTTTATTCAGCTTTATCGTTAACACCCAAATCAACTTAATTACAGGAATTCTTACGTTCTTTTTACTTTATAACACAGGCTTAATTCGAGCCAAGAGAGTGGTTATCGATTTGTTTTCAGGACTGTTGCTTCCCATTTCCTTTTACCCGTTATGGGCTCAGGATATCATGAGCTTCCTGCCGTTCCAGGCAATCAGCTACATTCCGTCGATGATCTTTACTGAAGGCTTTACTGGTGGTGAAGTGTACTCAGCAATTTTGCTTCAACTTATGTGGTCTGTCATTCTTTTTATTCCTATTCAATTACTTTGGATAGCTGCGAAACGGCAGCTCATCGTACAAGGAGGGTAA
- a CDS encoding aminopeptidase, producing MKDPRLPKLASVLLDHSLKLKKGERVLIKGHHTTKPLIAELIDQTYEKGAYPYIELLDDEIGRHLSMGYQKDQLETQAAWALKKYEDVDAVIAIIAEENDAEMAEVPSEKFQLRGEVFKPVQEFYINNRRWVLLNYPTPALAQKAGMSTKSFTDFLLKVCTADYEKMERAFEPLKKLMENTDRVRIIAPGTDLSFSIKDIPVVPCAGEANIPDGEIYTAPVKDSVNGTISFNTPCPYRGVMYKNVSLTFKDGKIIEAEADQKEKIERIFDTDEGARYTGEFALGVNPYILDPMGDILFDEKIGGSLHFTPGEAYEDADNGNRSSVHWDMVLIQRAEYGGGEIYFDDVLIRKDGIFVLEELNGLNPEKLK from the coding sequence ATGAAGGACCCCCGATTACCAAAGCTAGCCAGTGTTTTACTTGATCATTCGTTAAAACTCAAAAAAGGCGAACGAGTCCTCATTAAAGGGCATCACACAACTAAACCACTCATTGCCGAGCTTATTGATCAAACATATGAAAAGGGCGCTTATCCATACATCGAGCTATTAGATGATGAAATTGGCCGCCACTTAAGCATGGGATATCAAAAAGACCAGCTTGAAACACAAGCTGCTTGGGCTCTAAAAAAATACGAGGATGTCGATGCGGTCATCGCGATCATCGCTGAAGAAAACGATGCGGAAATGGCTGAAGTTCCTAGCGAAAAATTTCAGCTCCGCGGTGAAGTGTTCAAACCTGTTCAAGAGTTTTACATCAATAACCGACGTTGGGTACTTTTAAACTACCCAACCCCAGCCCTGGCGCAAAAAGCAGGAATGAGCACAAAGTCTTTTACTGACTTTTTACTTAAAGTTTGCACGGCTGACTATGAAAAGATGGAACGTGCATTCGAACCTCTCAAAAAGCTCATGGAAAATACTGATCGTGTGCGTATCATTGCACCCGGCACTGATCTGAGCTTTTCGATTAAAGACATTCCTGTTGTTCCGTGTGCTGGAGAAGCGAATATTCCGGATGGCGAGATCTACACCGCTCCAGTAAAAGACAGCGTCAACGGCACGATTTCGTTCAACACTCCGTGTCCATACCGAGGTGTCATGTACAAAAATGTCTCGCTTACATTTAAGGACGGGAAAATCATTGAAGCGGAAGCGGATCAAAAAGAAAAAATTGAGCGGATTTTTGATACTGATGAAGGAGCGCGTTATACGGGCGAATTTGCTCTCGGAGTAAACCCTTATATCCTTGATCCGATGGGGGACATTCTTTTTGATGAAAAAATCGGTGGAAGCCTTCACTTTACCCCAGGAGAAGCTTATGAAGACGCTGATAATGGAAATCGTTCTTCCGTTCACTGGGATATGGTGCTAATTCAACGAGCGGAATACGGTGGCGGCGAGATTTACTTTGATGATGTACTCATTAGAAAAGACGGCATCTTCGTACTTGAAGAACTAAACGGGCTTAATCCAGAAAAATTAAAATAA